One part of the Alligator mississippiensis isolate rAllMis1 chromosome 3, rAllMis1, whole genome shotgun sequence genome encodes these proteins:
- the SPMIP10 gene encoding testis-expressed protein 43 has translation MVGARCLLSEYPCLHPPRPGWALGWQRRLTHCHLPELSRKHGMIPDQYVMPWKEDMKNRHFALKHAKLAGIYSGAVEDSLFLEHRERHCHGEDRKLLRKKISYEMVIQDVPLHCPLSRYQKSAIAHACRRKL, from the exons ATGGTAGGGGCCCGGTGTCTCCTCTCCGAGTACCCATGTCTGCACCCCCCGCGGCCCGGCTGGGCGCTGGGCTGGCAGCGAAG GCTCACTCACTGCCATCTGCCAGAGTTATCACGCAAACATGGGATGATTCCAGATCAGTATGTGATGCCCTGGAAAGAAGACATGAAGAACAGGCACTTTGCTTTAAAG CATGCAAAGCTTGCTGGGATATATTCTGGAGCAGTGGAAGATAGTCTGTTTTTGGAGCATAGGGAACGACATTGCCATGGAGAAGACCGTAAACTCCTCCGGAAGAAAATTTCTTATGAAATGGTGATTCAGGATGTTCCTTTGCATTGTCCGCTCTCCAGATACCAGAAGTCTGCAATTGCTCATGCATGCCGGAGGAAACTCTGA